AGCCAAGTCCATATTTTTTAGAAAGATATGTAAAACCACCCTTGTCATCCAAATATTCTAAAACAACTTTCTTCTTGAATTCAAAACTATGTTTTGCCATAAAAATACCGACCTCCCATTCGTTAGATTTTGGTCTAACTTTTGGGGGTCGGTACATTATCTGTTATGAAGAAAGTTACTTGGAAAGATGAGTGGTTGGCTGAGGCTTATATGGAAACTGACTATACAACATTGGAAACTAAAGATTTTCAAAAAGTTCTTAATGATTATTTATCTTATCTAATAAAAGAGGGTTTTATCTATGAAGATTGATTTTAGCAAATGGAAAACTTTTTTATTTACAGAAGTATTTATAATTAAAAAAGGATTCTATAATAAAAAACCCGAAGAGTCAGGCAATGGTACTATACCTTTTTTAGGAGCAACTGATAAAAACAATGGTGTAACCGCCTATTATACGAAAGATGAAATAGATTCTTCTTCAAAAACTGGGAGCTTGCCAAATGATACTATTGATAAGAAAATATTTTCTGGCAAATCGGTTTGTGTTACAAACAATGGCTCTGTAGGCTATGCTTATTATCAGGAAACAGAATTCACATGCAGTCATGATGTGAATCTACTTTATAGAAAAGATGGTGAATTTAATTATTTTACAGGTTTATTTGTGGCATCTATTATTATGAAAGATAGGTATAGGTGGGGATATGGTAGAAAATGGCGTCCTGAAAGAATGGTTAAGTCTAAAATCAATTTACCTGCTACAAATGAAGGTAAACCTGATTGGGACTGGATGGAAAGATTTATGAAATCTTTAAAGCATAAGCCTATAAAAACAGGAAATAATAAAAAATTATCTGATGTAAATGCAAGTACATGGAAAGAATTTTACTTGCACAAACTATTTAATACATCTATGGGGAATGGAATAGATGCAATAGCTACAACAAATGATAATCCAAAGTTCAATTATGTATCACGCGATAGTAACGGAAACGGTGTCGTAGGATTTGTTGATGAAGTTGAAGGACAAAAACCATTTCCTGCTGGTGCCATGTCATTAGCTCTAGGTGGTAGTTTTTTAGGATCTTGTTTCATCCAAAAAGAACCTTTTTATACAGCACAAAATGTAGGGATATTGCAAGAGAAAGAACCACTTAGTGTTCACACAAAATTATTTATCTCGACTCTGATAAGGAATGAGTGCAAAATAAAATATCAGGCTTTTGGAAGAGAACTGAATTCACACTTTAGAAAAGATTTTACTTTAAAATTACCAGTTTTAATGAATGGTAATGACTATGTTATAGATAGCGAAAAGAAGTATTCAAAACTTGGGTTTATACCTGATTGGAAATGGATGGAAGACTATATAAAGAGTTTACCATATGGCGATAGGATTGATGGTTAATAGAAAAGGAAAATTATTAGCAATGATTATTGGAGGGGCGTATGTCCGATAAAAGTTCAACAACTCAATTGTGTAAGATTATATACTTTGATGACGAGTCAATAACGGATTATCTTCAATTGATGTCTGGAGGAAAGTTGGAGAAAACAACAGAATTATTAGAAACAGCTTCAAAAGATGCAGAAGTTGATACAGATGCAGCTACAAAAATTGGATTTGGTGGTCTAATAAAAGCATTATTAGGCTGGAATGCAGAAGTTGGCGTGACAGCATCAGCAGGACTAAGTTTTAATAGTGAAAAAATGGTAAAAAATATTATAAAAAATACTATTCTTACTGATTTTGTTAATGCATTAGAAGAAAATGAGAATGAGACAGCTGTTTCCAAATTACCAAAAGGGACAATAAAAAAATTCAGTGGATATAAAATCACAGCAGAGAAAGATTCTTTGTCTTATTTTGTAATGGTTTCACCATATATGAATATGTTTCAATCTGGAAGCACTATTCCTAGTGGAGAATTTAGTATTTCATTGGAGAAACTTGATAGCGTTTTAAGAAATGCAAAGGGTTATTACGAATTTGTTGGAACTAAAGGAAATAGTAAGGTAATTTTAAGGTTTAATATTAGCGCTTTTAAAAATAATTATATGATTAGTGATTTGTTAAAAATGAATTTAAGTATTTTTGCTATTAAAGTTGGTGATACAACATTGGATATGCTTAATATTAACGAAGAGTTAAATCTTGATTTAACAAATAGTGTAGTTGATAATCCATCATATGAAGAAAGTAATAGAGACAATGGCCAAAATACTAATTCATCTAAAAAACTTCCGGTATTTGATGTGCTATTAGCTGGAGTTGAGTCAAATGGTTAATAGAATTATTATATTTAAAGGGAGCAAAAAAGATTTTGAAGAATTATTATCTGAAATTATAGGTAATGGTTCTTATACACCTTTTATGGAGCTAATACAAAAATATAATGCTAGGTTAAGACCGAATGAATCTGGTGTTAGAGAGCAAGAGTTAGGAAGAAAAATACCTGTTGAAACCTGTGTAGTAAAGGCAGATGATTATGCATCAGTGTTACCTCATGTTTTATCAAACTTTTCAACTATAATTACTTTAAACTGTGATATTGATTGTCTTCTAATTCATAATCCACCGAGACGAGTGGAGGAATCTTTAAAAGCATATGATGAAAGTATAATTGAATATAAATTTTCAGAATACCAAAAAATATCTAAGGAAAAACTTAAGGAGATTTACGAAAAATTAAATAAAGATATTCTTGGACAAGTTGATTGTAAAAAATCAATAATAACAGGATTGTATAGGTTATTAAAAGAGCAAGTAAATAATCCGGTTGTATTAATGTTTTATGGGTATTCTGGAGTTGGTAAAACTGAAAGTGCTAAAAGTATAAGTAATTCATTAGGTGGAAACTTATTAAGAATTCAATTTTCAATGATGCAAACAAATGAAGCTTATAATTACGTTTTTGGGTCTGAACACTCAAATAATAGTTTAGCAAAAGATATGCTTTTAAGGGAGTCTAATGTTATACTAATTGACGAATTTGATAAAGTAGACTATAGGTTTTATAATGCTTTTTATGAGCTTTTTGATGAGGGTAGGTACGTAGATACCAATTATGATGTAGACTTAAAAAACACTATTTTTATATGTACTTCAAATTTTATGAATGAAGAAAAAATTAAAGAGAGTTTAGGACCAGCAATGTTTTCGAGATTTTCTGAGTGTATACAATTTGATCAATTAGAGAAAGAACAAAAAATTGAAATTGTTAATAATTGGTATAATGAAGTATTGAGTAAATTAGATGATGATGAAAAAAATATAATAAAAAAAACAGATATCATGCAATGGTTTATGGATAATGTTGATAGATATGATAATATAAGAATATTAAAAACAAAACTAGAAAATGCTATATATCATAAATTATCAGATGTATACATTTTTTCTTAGATGTTTTTGTCCGGTACTGGGACTGGGACGGGACTAAAAATTTGAAAACGTCCTATAATTAGGTGGATTTAGTGGTACTCTAAAAAATAGAATCTAGTATTTTGAATGGTTTGGGATAAATCGGACGTTTGGAAAAGAAGAATGGGAATAGATTTGCAATAATAATGGCGAACTAGATTCGTTTCGAAAAAGCCCACATGGAGGCGTACTTGTTGTTCGCCTCACTGCGGGCTTTTCTAAATTGCTTATTGCTTACTAACGCAAACTAGAAAATAAGTTAAAATGCAACGCAAGGTGCAACGTAAAAAAATACGTTGCACTTTTACGTTGTTTTGGTTACGATAAGATCATGGAGGCGAGATATCATGAGGGAAACTTATAATTTAGAATTTAAGTCGAAATTATCAGATAGTTTTTTAAAAACAGTTAGTGCATATGCAAATTATAATGATGGAATTATTCAATTTGGAGTAGATGATAGTGGCGAATCTTTGCATGCTAATAATTTAAAAGAATTGGCATTAAGGATTGAGAACAAAATAAATGATAGTATCAATCCAATTCCAGAGTATAACATTGAAATAGATGAACGAAATGAAATTGTTTTACTAAAAGTATATGAAGGTGAGTTAAAACCTTATTTTTACAAGGGTAAGGCGTATATGAGAAGAGACTCTTCAAGTCTACCTATAGATGATAGAGAAGAATTAAAAAAACTTATACTAGAGGGAATGAATCAAAATTATGAAGATTTGCCATCTAATAATAAGAACTTATCTTTTAATGTTTTAGAAAGTGCATTACAAGAAAAGATGAATATAGATAGCTTAAGTTTAGACATCTTAAAAACATTAGGACTATATGATGATAAAAAAGGTTACAATCTAGCAGCGGATATTATATCGGATAAAAATAATTATAAAATACTAGATATTGTTAAGTTTGGAGCTAATATTAACGAATTTAAAGAAAGAATCATAATTGAAAATATTTCTATACTTAGTGCCTATTTTCAAGCGATAGAAGTCTTTAATAGGTATTTTAAGTATGAAAAAGTTGATGGATTTGTTAGAAAAACAATTGAGCTTATACCCGAAGATGCTTTTAGAGAGGCCTTAGCAAATGCGCTGGTTCATAGAGATTGGAGTATCTCTGCACCGATTAAAGTTGAATTACATGATCAATATATCGATATATCATCTCCAGGTGGTTTACCTAAGGGAATAAGTAGTGAAGAATATATTAGTGGTCAAATTTCTATTCTAAGAAATGAGAAAATTGGAAGTTTATTTAATAGGCTAGGCTTAATAGAAAAGTTCGGAACTGGAATAAGAAGGATAAAATATTTATATCAAGGAAGAGCTAGACAACCTCAGTTTCAAGCTTATCCTAACTCAATAATGGTTAGACTGCCTATTCTTATTGATAAAGTAGAAGGAGTAAGTAAAAATGCATCTATTATCCTAGAAAAAATGCCTCGAAATAAAGAGCTTAGTAGAATGGAAATTGAAAAAATATCAGGTTTTGATAAATATAAGACTCTTAGAGAATTAGAAGAATTAATGAGTGAGGACTTAGTCAAGAAAGTAGGACAAGGCAGGGGAACAAAATATATAAAGATATAGAAATGAAAAGTATTAGATATTACGCTAATATAATAGGTTTTATAGAAGAATAAAATTACGTTAAAATGCAACGCAAAGTGCAACGTAAAAAAATACGTTGCACTTTTACGTTATTCTTGTTACGAAAAGAATTAATGTATTAATAATTAAGGATGGTATGAATGTCTAAGATTAAAAAAGAAAAATACTGATAAAGGCTTTGATATTGAGGTTTATAAAGAAGATGCTTATTTTATAATGAAAGATAGAAAAAGAGTGTGCAATGGTTATTTTAAAGAAGATTTCATTTTCAAATGAGGAAGTTATTTATGAATATTATCCGGAAGGGGAAACTGAATTTCCGGGTATAATCGTCGCAGATTTAAAAGAAAGAAAAGTTTTTCTTGAAGAAATTTCGGAAAAGGATTTCTATATAAAAACATTAGGAGCAGAACTTAATGATATGAGGGATAGTATTAATAAGATGCGAGTTGAAAATGGCGAAGAGCCGTATACTGAGGAAGAATTGCCCATTTGTGATCCTGATAAAGATTATGGTGGTTATTATTATGCAGACAAAGCTCTATCTAAACTTGTAGAATTTCTTGAAACTGATGATTACGAAGATAAATGTACGGTTGCTTGGTATTAGAAGAAATTATGTTACTTGATTTTTATTAGTAACTTCGGTCTTTATTTTATCCAATATGAACATCCCTTTCGAATGTTATATTTTTCTCGTTGCAAAAATCTTCGAATTTATTTGAATCAAAATTTTTACCGAACGCATCTTTTAAGTGATTTATTATATTATCTTTCATTGTTATACCGAGAGAATCAAGTAACAACTCAAAATTATCTTTGTCTAGAAAATACATGACCTCATAGTCTGCTCCACCGAAGAATTCTACATCATAATCTTCGTATCCAATCTCTGCTGTTCCATCACAATTGAGGGTAAATAATAATCCACTAGTGTTTAACATATAATTACCTCCGTTAAAGAACTTGATTTTTTTAGGCAAAGATAATTTTCAAACTTTAATTTCTTATTTTGTTAGCTCATCTTTGTAAAGATTTTTCTTATCTAATTTCATATTACACTATAAATATAATTTATTATCATAAAATGGACAAAAGTATCACATGAAACAGTAGTAGATTTTTTAGGATGATCTACATGTTAATTCATGTGGGATCTTCTTTAATTATGAGTATAATGAATTTGTTAGACGAAAGAGTCTAAATTTTGATGAAAGATGTTTATGAATCTCATTAATAAATTTAGAGCTTAGAAAATTTGTGGCTATTTATTATGGTTGGTTAGTACATTTAATGTCTGTAAGAAGTTGTGGTGTATGATAAAGTATAGTTAATCATAATTCCTTTTTTTGAGATTTTAATAAAAAGAAAATATATACAAACTTATAGCAATGCTTTTGCTTATCTCAAGGTTTATAAGGTGAAGTTATACGAAGTCATGAAGTAAAATAAAATTATATTTCAGAGGAGAGTTAACAGGAGACATATATGGCGAAGAATATTGATCCAGAATTAAAAAAGATTGGTAACTATTTAGACTTAGATGAAAAATCTATATTTTCAATTCCAGAATATCAAAGAGCTTATTCTTGGGAGATTAAGCAATGCGATAAATTATGGCAAGATATAGAGGATTTTATTGATAGTGGTGGTACTGATCCATACTTTTTCGGCACTGTTATTATTAACTGCCAAGAGAATGATACAAAATTAAGTTTAATTGATGGCCAACAGAGGACATCAACCTTTATTCTTCTTTTCAAAGCTCTTTTATTAAGATTAATTCAAGCAATAGAAGAAACTAAAAAAGATGAAGAATCAGATGATCTTACTTATGGATTAACGAGGAAAAGAGATAGATTAATTCAAATTCTCTATAAAGTAAGTGATAGTCAAATTTTATCTGTGTTAAAGGATCTTGAAACTGCACCTACAGGACTGATTCTGGAAAACAACTCTATAAATGAACTTTATAAAAATGAACTCCAGATTATAATCAAGAGTCCAAGTTTTGAAATTGCAGAACAAAGAGTTGAAAAAATAAAATATAAGCAAAAAGATAATAAATATACTAACTTCTTTAGAAATTTTAAATTTTTCTATACAAAACTTGAAGGGTTATCCCCTTCGGAAGTAAATGTATTTGCAGAATATATTTTAGATAAATCCGAAATTATTGAAATACGCAGTTGGAATGTTGAACAGGCGATAACTATGTTTAATTCCTTAAACTCTGATGGAATGCCGCTTTTAGACTCAGATATTATTTCAGCTAAACTTTACTCTAATTCTGGCGAAGATAGAGAAGGTTTTAATATAAAATGGTCTGAACTTAAGAAGTTGATTATGGACTTAGAAGAAAGTAAAGTTACAGATATTGACAGCGTTTTGAAGCAATATATGTATATTAATAGGTCACAGAATAAAGAATATATTTCAGAAAAAGGATCCATAAATGTTACAACTCCTGGATTAAGAAGATTTTATACAGAAACTAATAATGAGCTTCTTCAAGATCCGATAAAACTTACAGCTAAACTATTGAAGGTAGCTAAAATATGGGATGCAATAAAAAATTATTCTATTGTTAAGTTATGTTCTAAATTTAATGAGAATTTAAATCTTTACTTAATTTCCTATTTGTTTAGGTTTGAGATAGATGAAATATCAGAAAAACTTGTTACAGAATTTGCAGAGGATTTATTAAGACTGTTTGCTATTTTAGAGCTAGTTGATATGGGTTACTCAAGCTCTAAGTTCAAAACTTTTCTATTTGGATTAAATATTAAATTAGTGGATGAAAATATAGAATTATCTGAAATAAAAGAAGATATAAGTCGCCACATAAATAAAGAGTGGAATAAAGAGGATATTGAAATAGCAGCTAGAAATTATACAAAGAATCCACTAGTGTTTTTAAATGAATATATTGCGTGCAACGCAAATGGACAAAAATTTATAATTCCTGAAAAATATGAAATCGAACACATTATGCCAAGAAGTGGTAAAAACATTGACCAAATAAGAGAAGATGCTGGTATTTCCGATAAAGAAGAGTTCCTAGATATTATTAATAAACTTGGAAATAAAGTTTTGCTAGAAGAGGATATAAATCGCTCAATAGGTAATGCTTGGTTTAGGAGCAAAATACAAAATTCAGTCAAACAGAAAAAAGGATATAAAGATAGTTGCTTTATGTTAACAAAGCAGATTATTTCAGATTTCAAAGATCAAGAAAGTCCATTTTGGACGATTAAAGATATTGAAGAAAGAACTAATATGGAAGCAAAGAAGATTGCAGATTTTATTTTTGGTTAAGATGATTGTCAGGAGAGTCAGTGGTTATGAAAATTTGTAAATTTTGCGG
Above is a window of Fastidiosipila sanguinis DNA encoding:
- a CDS encoding restriction endonuclease subunit S; amino-acid sequence: MKIDFSKWKTFLFTEVFIIKKGFYNKKPEESGNGTIPFLGATDKNNGVTAYYTKDEIDSSSKTGSLPNDTIDKKIFSGKSVCVTNNGSVGYAYYQETEFTCSHDVNLLYRKDGEFNYFTGLFVASIIMKDRYRWGYGRKWRPERMVKSKINLPATNEGKPDWDWMERFMKSLKHKPIKTGNNKKLSDVNASTWKEFYLHKLFNTSMGNGIDAIATTNDNPKFNYVSRDSNGNGVVGFVDEVEGQKPFPAGAMSLALGGSFLGSCFIQKEPFYTAQNVGILQEKEPLSVHTKLFISTLIRNECKIKYQAFGRELNSHFRKDFTLKLPVLMNGNDYVIDSEKKYSKLGFIPDWKWMEDYIKSLPYGDRIDG
- a CDS encoding AAA family ATPase, which translates into the protein MVNRIIIFKGSKKDFEELLSEIIGNGSYTPFMELIQKYNARLRPNESGVREQELGRKIPVETCVVKADDYASVLPHVLSNFSTIITLNCDIDCLLIHNPPRRVEESLKAYDESIIEYKFSEYQKISKEKLKEIYEKLNKDILGQVDCKKSIITGLYRLLKEQVNNPVVLMFYGYSGVGKTESAKSISNSLGGNLLRIQFSMMQTNEAYNYVFGSEHSNNSLAKDMLLRESNVILIDEFDKVDYRFYNAFYELFDEGRYVDTNYDVDLKNTIFICTSNFMNEEKIKESLGPAMFSRFSECIQFDQLEKEQKIEIVNNWYNEVLSKLDDDEKNIIKKTDIMQWFMDNVDRYDNIRILKTKLENAIYHKLSDVYIFS
- a CDS encoding DUF262 domain-containing protein, with product MAKNIDPELKKIGNYLDLDEKSIFSIPEYQRAYSWEIKQCDKLWQDIEDFIDSGGTDPYFFGTVIINCQENDTKLSLIDGQQRTSTFILLFKALLLRLIQAIEETKKDEESDDLTYGLTRKRDRLIQILYKVSDSQILSVLKDLETAPTGLILENNSINELYKNELQIIIKSPSFEIAEQRVEKIKYKQKDNKYTNFFRNFKFFYTKLEGLSPSEVNVFAEYILDKSEIIEIRSWNVEQAITMFNSLNSDGMPLLDSDIISAKLYSNSGEDREGFNIKWSELKKLIMDLEESKVTDIDSVLKQYMYINRSQNKEYISEKGSINVTTPGLRRFYTETNNELLQDPIKLTAKLLKVAKIWDAIKNYSIVKLCSKFNENLNLYLISYLFRFEIDEISEKLVTEFAEDLLRLFAILELVDMGYSSSKFKTFLFGLNIKLVDENIELSEIKEDISRHINKEWNKEDIEIAARNYTKNPLVFLNEYIACNANGQKFIIPEKYEIEHIMPRSGKNIDQIREDAGISDKEEFLDIINKLGNKVLLEEDINRSIGNAWFRSKIQNSVKQKKGYKDSCFMLTKQIISDFKDQESPFWTIKDIEERTNMEAKKIADFIFG
- a CDS encoding DUF6414 family protein, with product MSDKSSTTQLCKIIYFDDESITDYLQLMSGGKLEKTTELLETASKDAEVDTDAATKIGFGGLIKALLGWNAEVGVTASAGLSFNSEKMVKNIIKNTILTDFVNALEENENETAVSKLPKGTIKKFSGYKITAEKDSLSYFVMVSPYMNMFQSGSTIPSGEFSISLEKLDSVLRNAKGYYEFVGTKGNSKVILRFNISAFKNNYMISDLLKMNLSIFAIKVGDTTLDMLNINEELNLDLTNSVVDNPSYEESNRDNGQNTNSSKKLPVFDVLLAGVESNG
- a CDS encoding RNA-binding domain-containing protein, with product MRETYNLEFKSKLSDSFLKTVSAYANYNDGIIQFGVDDSGESLHANNLKELALRIENKINDSINPIPEYNIEIDERNEIVLLKVYEGELKPYFYKGKAYMRRDSSSLPIDDREELKKLILEGMNQNYEDLPSNNKNLSFNVLESALQEKMNIDSLSLDILKTLGLYDDKKGYNLAADIISDKNNYKILDIVKFGANINEFKERIIIENISILSAYFQAIEVFNRYFKYEKVDGFVRKTIELIPEDAFREALANALVHRDWSISAPIKVELHDQYIDISSPGGLPKGISSEEYISGQISILRNEKIGSLFNRLGLIEKFGTGIRRIKYLYQGRARQPQFQAYPNSIMVRLPILIDKVEGVSKNASIILEKMPRNKELSRMEIEKISGFDKYKTLRELEELMSEDLVKKVGQGRGTKYIKI